In Ailuropoda melanoleuca isolate Jingjing chromosome 4, ASM200744v2, whole genome shotgun sequence, the following proteins share a genomic window:
- the STON1 gene encoding stonin-1 isoform X1, which produces MKKILPFPVRGSGPTSNGDPRRHPACGDECYWEVQTGFLASHLLGDATHLIHRQDHNLIPKMCSTNPGNWVTFDDDPAFQSSQKSKNLPLENQGISRPNGLKLNLSGAKEFPSGSSSANSTPLSSPIIDFYFSPGPPSNSPLSTPTKDFPGFPGIPKAGTHMLYPIPESSSNSPLTAQGAGSSLLSAKPTCLSHASLPSDHSCTHPAPKVGLPDEVGPPQAGSLGLQSDTPQFQYFREDCAFSSPFWKEEGSASQFAFDPSGSRKVYPSRDKEMPLDQKSLNQGSLNYICEKLEHLQSAEDQDSYGNMSVQSLHAEDTASSFVPHTLFRSQPKPGWSFMLRIPEKKNMMSSRQWGPIFLKVLPGGILQMYYEKGLEKPFKELQLDPHCRLSEPKVESFSVAGKIHTVKIEHVSYTEKRKYHSKTEVVHEPDVEQMLKLGSTEYHDFLDFLTTVEEELTKLPAASKPKKNYEEQEISLEIVDNFWGKITKEEGKLVESAVITQICCLCFMNGNTECFLTLNDLELQKRNEHYFEKEPEKKGIDILDHHFHQCVKTQEFEQSRTIKFVPLDACRFELMRFKTPYQGADLPFSLKSVVVVQGAYVELQAFVNMAPLAQRPSCASSLRSCDNIMIHFPVPSQWIKALWTMNLQRQKSLKAKMNRRACLGNLHEPESEPIIQVTVGSAKYESAYRAVVWKIDRLPDKNSSSDHPHCLSYKLELGSDQEIPSDWYPFATVQFGMLDTCASRTEVTSLGVESDVQPQKHVHQRACYNIQVEIEKKRIKIDGEDPDKAGDCVTQ; this is translated from the exons ATGAAGAAGATCCTGCCATTCCCTGTCCGGGGGTCAGGCCCCACCTCAAATGGAGACCCCAGGAGACACCCAGCCTGCGGTGATGAGTGCTACTGGGAAGTCCAGACTGGATTCCTGGCCAGTCACCTTCTCGGGG ATGCAACACATCTGATTCATAGACAAGACCACAATCTGATTCCAAAGATGTGTTCTACAAACCCAGGCAACTGGGTCACATTTGATGATGACCCTGCTTTTCAGTCTTCTCAGAAGTCAAAGAATTTACCTCTGGAGAATCAAGGCATCTCTAGGCCCAATGGACTTAAGCTGAACCTTTCTGGTGCTAAGGAATTTCCCAGTGGATCTTCCTCTGCCAACAGtacccccctctcctctcccatcaTAGACTTTTACTTTAGTCCAGGACCTCCAAGTAACTCTCCTCTCTCTACACCTACCAAGGACTTCCCAGGTTTTCCTGGCATCCCCAAAGCAGGGACTCATATGCTTTATCCTATCCCAGAGTCATCCTCAAACAGTCCACTTACAGCACAAGGAGCAGGCTCTTCCTTATTGTCTGCTAAACCCACCTGTTTATCCCATGCTTCCTTACCCAGCGACCACTCGTGTACACATCCAGCTCCCAAAGTGGGTCTTCCAGATGAAGTTGGCCCTCCCCAGGCTGGAAGCCTAGGGTTGCAAAGTGACACCCCCCAGTTTCAGTATTTTCGGGAGGACTGTGCTTTTTCAAGTCCGTTTTGGAAAGAGGAAGGCAGTGCTTCCCAGTTTGCCTTTGATCCTTCAGGAAGCAGAAAGGTGTACCCCTCAAGAGACAAAGAGATGCCTCTCGATCAAAAAAGCTTAAATCAGGGTTCACTTAACTACATCTGTGAGAAGCTTGAACACCTCCAGTCAGCTGAGGACCAAGACTCGTATGGAAATATGTCTGTGCAGAGTCTGCATGCTGAAGACACTGCCTCTTCCTTTGTCCCCCACACGCTCTTCCGGAGTCAGCCAAAACCTGGATGGTCTTTCATGTTGAGAATTCCTGAGAAGAAGAACATGATGTCTTCCCGTCAGTGGGGACCAATTTTTCTGAAAGTCTTACCTGGTGGAATCTTGCAAATGTATTACGAGAAAGGGTTAGAAAAACCTTTTAAGGAGTTACAGCTCGATCCACATTGCAGGCTTTCTGAACCCAAAGTTGAGAGCTTCAGTGTGGCAGGAAAAATCCATACTGTGAAGATTGAACATGTGTCTtacacagaaaaaaggaaataccacTCTAAGACAGAAGTAGTTCATGAACCAGACGTCGAGCAGATGCTAAAGTTAGGGTCCACAGAGTACCATGATTTCCTCGACTTCCTGACCACCGTGGAGGAGGAGCTGACCAAGCTGCCAGCTGCTTCAAAGCCGAAAAAGAACTACGAGGAACAAGAAATTTCCCTGGAAATCGTGGACAACTTTTGGGGGAAGATCactaaagaagaaggaaaattggTTGAAAGCGCTGTCATAACTCAAATCTGTTGCCTCTGTTTCATGAATGGGAACACAGAATGCTTTTTAACCTTGAATGACCTTGAGCTGCAGAAGCGAAATGAACACTATTTTGAAAAAGAGCCGGAAAAGAAGGGGATTGATATTCTTGACCATCATTTTCATCAGTGTGTGAAAACACAAGAATTCGAGCAGTCGAGAACCATTAAGTTTGTGCCGCTGGATGCCTGCCGGTTTGAGCTGATGCGTTTTAAGACTCCGTATCAGGGGGCGGATCTTCCCTTTTCCCTCAAGTCCGTGGTGGTTGTCCAGGGCGCGTATGTGGAGCTGCAGGCCTTTGTCAACATGGCCCCACTGGCTCAGAGACCATCCTGTGCCAGCTCCTTGAGGTCCTGTGACAACATCATGATACACTTTCCTGTCCCGTCACAGTGGATCAAGGCCCTCTGGACCATGAACCTCCAGAGGCAGAAGTCCCTGAAAGCCAAAATGAACCGCCGGGCATGTCTGGGGAATTTACACGAACCCGAATCTGAACCTATTATACAGGTCACGGTGGGGTCAGCAAAATACGAGAGTGCCTACCGGGCCGTCGTATGGAAGATAGACCGGCTTCCTgataaaaattcaa gttcTGATCATCCCCATTGCTTGTCATACAAACTAGAACTCGGATCAGACCAAGAAATTCCCTCTGATTGGTATCCGTTTGCTACTGTTCAGTTTGGAATGCTGGACACCTGTGCCTCGAGGACAGAGGTCACGTCTCTGGGGGTGGAGAGTGATGTCCAGCCACAGAAACATGTTCATCAGAGAGCTTGCTACAACATTCAG GTCgaaatagaaaagaagaggaTTAAAATTGATGGAGAAGACCCAGATAAAGCTGGCGACTGCGTAACTCAGTAG
- the STON1 gene encoding stonin-1 isoform X2, translating to MFYQLSQPDATHLIHRQDHNLIPKMCSTNPGNWVTFDDDPAFQSSQKSKNLPLENQGISRPNGLKLNLSGAKEFPSGSSSANSTPLSSPIIDFYFSPGPPSNSPLSTPTKDFPGFPGIPKAGTHMLYPIPESSSNSPLTAQGAGSSLLSAKPTCLSHASLPSDHSCTHPAPKVGLPDEVGPPQAGSLGLQSDTPQFQYFREDCAFSSPFWKEEGSASQFAFDPSGSRKVYPSRDKEMPLDQKSLNQGSLNYICEKLEHLQSAEDQDSYGNMSVQSLHAEDTASSFVPHTLFRSQPKPGWSFMLRIPEKKNMMSSRQWGPIFLKVLPGGILQMYYEKGLEKPFKELQLDPHCRLSEPKVESFSVAGKIHTVKIEHVSYTEKRKYHSKTEVVHEPDVEQMLKLGSTEYHDFLDFLTTVEEELTKLPAASKPKKNYEEQEISLEIVDNFWGKITKEEGKLVESAVITQICCLCFMNGNTECFLTLNDLELQKRNEHYFEKEPEKKGIDILDHHFHQCVKTQEFEQSRTIKFVPLDACRFELMRFKTPYQGADLPFSLKSVVVVQGAYVELQAFVNMAPLAQRPSCASSLRSCDNIMIHFPVPSQWIKALWTMNLQRQKSLKAKMNRRACLGNLHEPESEPIIQVTVGSAKYESAYRAVVWKIDRLPDKNSSSDHPHCLSYKLELGSDQEIPSDWYPFATVQFGMLDTCASRTEVTSLGVESDVQPQKHVHQRACYNIQVEIEKKRIKIDGEDPDKAGDCVTQ from the exons atgttctaccagctgagccaaccag ATGCAACACATCTGATTCATAGACAAGACCACAATCTGATTCCAAAGATGTGTTCTACAAACCCAGGCAACTGGGTCACATTTGATGATGACCCTGCTTTTCAGTCTTCTCAGAAGTCAAAGAATTTACCTCTGGAGAATCAAGGCATCTCTAGGCCCAATGGACTTAAGCTGAACCTTTCTGGTGCTAAGGAATTTCCCAGTGGATCTTCCTCTGCCAACAGtacccccctctcctctcccatcaTAGACTTTTACTTTAGTCCAGGACCTCCAAGTAACTCTCCTCTCTCTACACCTACCAAGGACTTCCCAGGTTTTCCTGGCATCCCCAAAGCAGGGACTCATATGCTTTATCCTATCCCAGAGTCATCCTCAAACAGTCCACTTACAGCACAAGGAGCAGGCTCTTCCTTATTGTCTGCTAAACCCACCTGTTTATCCCATGCTTCCTTACCCAGCGACCACTCGTGTACACATCCAGCTCCCAAAGTGGGTCTTCCAGATGAAGTTGGCCCTCCCCAGGCTGGAAGCCTAGGGTTGCAAAGTGACACCCCCCAGTTTCAGTATTTTCGGGAGGACTGTGCTTTTTCAAGTCCGTTTTGGAAAGAGGAAGGCAGTGCTTCCCAGTTTGCCTTTGATCCTTCAGGAAGCAGAAAGGTGTACCCCTCAAGAGACAAAGAGATGCCTCTCGATCAAAAAAGCTTAAATCAGGGTTCACTTAACTACATCTGTGAGAAGCTTGAACACCTCCAGTCAGCTGAGGACCAAGACTCGTATGGAAATATGTCTGTGCAGAGTCTGCATGCTGAAGACACTGCCTCTTCCTTTGTCCCCCACACGCTCTTCCGGAGTCAGCCAAAACCTGGATGGTCTTTCATGTTGAGAATTCCTGAGAAGAAGAACATGATGTCTTCCCGTCAGTGGGGACCAATTTTTCTGAAAGTCTTACCTGGTGGAATCTTGCAAATGTATTACGAGAAAGGGTTAGAAAAACCTTTTAAGGAGTTACAGCTCGATCCACATTGCAGGCTTTCTGAACCCAAAGTTGAGAGCTTCAGTGTGGCAGGAAAAATCCATACTGTGAAGATTGAACATGTGTCTtacacagaaaaaaggaaataccacTCTAAGACAGAAGTAGTTCATGAACCAGACGTCGAGCAGATGCTAAAGTTAGGGTCCACAGAGTACCATGATTTCCTCGACTTCCTGACCACCGTGGAGGAGGAGCTGACCAAGCTGCCAGCTGCTTCAAAGCCGAAAAAGAACTACGAGGAACAAGAAATTTCCCTGGAAATCGTGGACAACTTTTGGGGGAAGATCactaaagaagaaggaaaattggTTGAAAGCGCTGTCATAACTCAAATCTGTTGCCTCTGTTTCATGAATGGGAACACAGAATGCTTTTTAACCTTGAATGACCTTGAGCTGCAGAAGCGAAATGAACACTATTTTGAAAAAGAGCCGGAAAAGAAGGGGATTGATATTCTTGACCATCATTTTCATCAGTGTGTGAAAACACAAGAATTCGAGCAGTCGAGAACCATTAAGTTTGTGCCGCTGGATGCCTGCCGGTTTGAGCTGATGCGTTTTAAGACTCCGTATCAGGGGGCGGATCTTCCCTTTTCCCTCAAGTCCGTGGTGGTTGTCCAGGGCGCGTATGTGGAGCTGCAGGCCTTTGTCAACATGGCCCCACTGGCTCAGAGACCATCCTGTGCCAGCTCCTTGAGGTCCTGTGACAACATCATGATACACTTTCCTGTCCCGTCACAGTGGATCAAGGCCCTCTGGACCATGAACCTCCAGAGGCAGAAGTCCCTGAAAGCCAAAATGAACCGCCGGGCATGTCTGGGGAATTTACACGAACCCGAATCTGAACCTATTATACAGGTCACGGTGGGGTCAGCAAAATACGAGAGTGCCTACCGGGCCGTCGTATGGAAGATAGACCGGCTTCCTgataaaaattcaa gttcTGATCATCCCCATTGCTTGTCATACAAACTAGAACTCGGATCAGACCAAGAAATTCCCTCTGATTGGTATCCGTTTGCTACTGTTCAGTTTGGAATGCTGGACACCTGTGCCTCGAGGACAGAGGTCACGTCTCTGGGGGTGGAGAGTGATGTCCAGCCACAGAAACATGTTCATCAGAGAGCTTGCTACAACATTCAG GTCgaaatagaaaagaagaggaTTAAAATTGATGGAGAAGACCCAGATAAAGCTGGCGACTGCGTAACTCAGTAG
- the STON1 gene encoding stonin-1 isoform X3 has protein sequence MCSTNPGNWVTFDDDPAFQSSQKSKNLPLENQGISRPNGLKLNLSGAKEFPSGSSSANSTPLSSPIIDFYFSPGPPSNSPLSTPTKDFPGFPGIPKAGTHMLYPIPESSSNSPLTAQGAGSSLLSAKPTCLSHASLPSDHSCTHPAPKVGLPDEVGPPQAGSLGLQSDTPQFQYFREDCAFSSPFWKEEGSASQFAFDPSGSRKVYPSRDKEMPLDQKSLNQGSLNYICEKLEHLQSAEDQDSYGNMSVQSLHAEDTASSFVPHTLFRSQPKPGWSFMLRIPEKKNMMSSRQWGPIFLKVLPGGILQMYYEKGLEKPFKELQLDPHCRLSEPKVESFSVAGKIHTVKIEHVSYTEKRKYHSKTEVVHEPDVEQMLKLGSTEYHDFLDFLTTVEEELTKLPAASKPKKNYEEQEISLEIVDNFWGKITKEEGKLVESAVITQICCLCFMNGNTECFLTLNDLELQKRNEHYFEKEPEKKGIDILDHHFHQCVKTQEFEQSRTIKFVPLDACRFELMRFKTPYQGADLPFSLKSVVVVQGAYVELQAFVNMAPLAQRPSCASSLRSCDNIMIHFPVPSQWIKALWTMNLQRQKSLKAKMNRRACLGNLHEPESEPIIQVTVGSAKYESAYRAVVWKIDRLPDKNSSSDHPHCLSYKLELGSDQEIPSDWYPFATVQFGMLDTCASRTEVTSLGVESDVQPQKHVHQRACYNIQVEIEKKRIKIDGEDPDKAGDCVTQ, from the exons ATGTGTTCTACAAACCCAGGCAACTGGGTCACATTTGATGATGACCCTGCTTTTCAGTCTTCTCAGAAGTCAAAGAATTTACCTCTGGAGAATCAAGGCATCTCTAGGCCCAATGGACTTAAGCTGAACCTTTCTGGTGCTAAGGAATTTCCCAGTGGATCTTCCTCTGCCAACAGtacccccctctcctctcccatcaTAGACTTTTACTTTAGTCCAGGACCTCCAAGTAACTCTCCTCTCTCTACACCTACCAAGGACTTCCCAGGTTTTCCTGGCATCCCCAAAGCAGGGACTCATATGCTTTATCCTATCCCAGAGTCATCCTCAAACAGTCCACTTACAGCACAAGGAGCAGGCTCTTCCTTATTGTCTGCTAAACCCACCTGTTTATCCCATGCTTCCTTACCCAGCGACCACTCGTGTACACATCCAGCTCCCAAAGTGGGTCTTCCAGATGAAGTTGGCCCTCCCCAGGCTGGAAGCCTAGGGTTGCAAAGTGACACCCCCCAGTTTCAGTATTTTCGGGAGGACTGTGCTTTTTCAAGTCCGTTTTGGAAAGAGGAAGGCAGTGCTTCCCAGTTTGCCTTTGATCCTTCAGGAAGCAGAAAGGTGTACCCCTCAAGAGACAAAGAGATGCCTCTCGATCAAAAAAGCTTAAATCAGGGTTCACTTAACTACATCTGTGAGAAGCTTGAACACCTCCAGTCAGCTGAGGACCAAGACTCGTATGGAAATATGTCTGTGCAGAGTCTGCATGCTGAAGACACTGCCTCTTCCTTTGTCCCCCACACGCTCTTCCGGAGTCAGCCAAAACCTGGATGGTCTTTCATGTTGAGAATTCCTGAGAAGAAGAACATGATGTCTTCCCGTCAGTGGGGACCAATTTTTCTGAAAGTCTTACCTGGTGGAATCTTGCAAATGTATTACGAGAAAGGGTTAGAAAAACCTTTTAAGGAGTTACAGCTCGATCCACATTGCAGGCTTTCTGAACCCAAAGTTGAGAGCTTCAGTGTGGCAGGAAAAATCCATACTGTGAAGATTGAACATGTGTCTtacacagaaaaaaggaaataccacTCTAAGACAGAAGTAGTTCATGAACCAGACGTCGAGCAGATGCTAAAGTTAGGGTCCACAGAGTACCATGATTTCCTCGACTTCCTGACCACCGTGGAGGAGGAGCTGACCAAGCTGCCAGCTGCTTCAAAGCCGAAAAAGAACTACGAGGAACAAGAAATTTCCCTGGAAATCGTGGACAACTTTTGGGGGAAGATCactaaagaagaaggaaaattggTTGAAAGCGCTGTCATAACTCAAATCTGTTGCCTCTGTTTCATGAATGGGAACACAGAATGCTTTTTAACCTTGAATGACCTTGAGCTGCAGAAGCGAAATGAACACTATTTTGAAAAAGAGCCGGAAAAGAAGGGGATTGATATTCTTGACCATCATTTTCATCAGTGTGTGAAAACACAAGAATTCGAGCAGTCGAGAACCATTAAGTTTGTGCCGCTGGATGCCTGCCGGTTTGAGCTGATGCGTTTTAAGACTCCGTATCAGGGGGCGGATCTTCCCTTTTCCCTCAAGTCCGTGGTGGTTGTCCAGGGCGCGTATGTGGAGCTGCAGGCCTTTGTCAACATGGCCCCACTGGCTCAGAGACCATCCTGTGCCAGCTCCTTGAGGTCCTGTGACAACATCATGATACACTTTCCTGTCCCGTCACAGTGGATCAAGGCCCTCTGGACCATGAACCTCCAGAGGCAGAAGTCCCTGAAAGCCAAAATGAACCGCCGGGCATGTCTGGGGAATTTACACGAACCCGAATCTGAACCTATTATACAGGTCACGGTGGGGTCAGCAAAATACGAGAGTGCCTACCGGGCCGTCGTATGGAAGATAGACCGGCTTCCTgataaaaattcaa gttcTGATCATCCCCATTGCTTGTCATACAAACTAGAACTCGGATCAGACCAAGAAATTCCCTCTGATTGGTATCCGTTTGCTACTGTTCAGTTTGGAATGCTGGACACCTGTGCCTCGAGGACAGAGGTCACGTCTCTGGGGGTGGAGAGTGATGTCCAGCCACAGAAACATGTTCATCAGAGAGCTTGCTACAACATTCAG GTCgaaatagaaaagaagaggaTTAAAATTGATGGAGAAGACCCAGATAAAGCTGGCGACTGCGTAACTCAGTAG